Genomic segment of Oleomonas cavernae:
GCCTCGAGGGGCGCGCCGCAAGCGCGAAACCCGCGCGAAGCTGCTGGATGCCGCGTTCCGCCTCATGGCCGAACGGGGCATGGAAGGCGTGGCCATCAACGAGATCACGGAGGCGGCAGACGTTGGTTTCGGGTCCTTCTACAACCACTTCGAGTCGAAGGAGTCGATCTACGACGCCCTGATGAACCTCGTCTTCGAGGATTTCGCCAAGGCCCTTGGCGAACTGGTATCCGACGTGGATGACCCGGCAATAAGGCAGTCGCCTTCAGCGTGAGGCATACCGTCATGCGCGCGCGACGCCGAACCGGTCTGGGGTCATAT
This window contains:
- a CDS encoding TetR/AcrR family transcriptional regulator; the protein is MATPSAPRKPKRNAAPAKVKAKAKASSSADAAPTEREPRGARRKRETRAKLLDAAFRLMAERGMEGVAINEITEAADVGFGSFYNHFESKESIYDALMNLVFEDFAKALGELVSDVDDPAIRQSPSA